In Campylobacter sp. MIT 12-8780, the genomic window CCATTAAGCCATTTTTTCTAGCCAAAGCTTTAGCTGTATTAATCGCATCTTCATTGCTGATAGTTTGTATCTCATCAATGACTTTTTGATTTAAAATTTCTGGGATAAAATTTGCTCCTATGCCTTGAATTTTATGTCCGCCAGCCTGTCCTTTACTTAGAAGTGGTGAACTTTGAGGCTCTATGGCTACAATTTTTACTTTATCACCAAGCTTTTCTTTAAGCACTTCACCCACGCCACTAATCGTGCCTGCAGTGCCAAAACCAGCGACAAAAAAGTCGATTTTTCCATCAAGATCGTTTAAAATTTCAAGAGCCGTGTTTTCTCTATGTGTGTTTTTATTAGCCAAATTTTCAAATTGACTTGGTATAAAAGAGTTTTTTATTTGCTCTTTTAAAGCCAAAGCTTTATTATATGCTCCTTTCATACCTTCGCTAGCTGGTGTTAGCTCAAGTTTTGCACCAAAGAAAAGCATCATTTTTCTTCGTTCTATACTCATGGATTCTGGCATAGCAATGATGATTTTAA contains:
- the cysK gene encoding cysteine synthase A; protein product: MKVYQNVTELIGRTPLIALKGFGENLYGKCEFLNPSHSIKDRAAFAMIKNALDTGKINKDTTIIECTSGNMGISLAMICADLGLKIIIAMPESMSIERRKMMLFFGAKLELTPASEGMKGAYNKALALKEQIKNSFIPSQFENLANKNTHRENTALEILNDLDGKIDFFVAGFGTAGTISGVGEVLKEKLGDKVKIVAIEPQSSPLLSKGQAGGHKIQGIGANFIPEILNQKVIDEIQTISNEDAINTAKALARKNGLMVGISSGANVFVASKIAQAHPDKIIVTMLNDTAERYLSTDLFADLA